The following are encoded in a window of Staphylospora marina genomic DNA:
- a CDS encoding NADH-quinone oxidoreductase subunit D, which produces MLRTEEMLLNVGPQHPSTHGVLRLVVRIDGETIVEAEPVIGYLHRGTEKLAEDLNYTQIIPYTDRMDYLSAMTNNQAIVLAVEKLMGLEVPERAEYLRVIVTELNRVASHLVWLGTYLLDLGAMSPFLYAFRDREMILNLFNELCGARLTYNYMRVGGVKWDAPPGWIEKVAEFVRYMKEKLDEYHGLISGNEIFLERTRGIGIYDRETAIRYGLSGANLRVTGVKWDLRKDMPYSIYDRFEFDVPVGETGDLLDKYHCRMREMAESLRIVEQAVESFPESGPVMGKVPRVLRAPEGEVYAAIESPRGELGVHIVSKGKDKPWRLKFRRPSFQNLQILPELLRGQNIANLVAILGGIDIVLGEVDG; this is translated from the coding sequence ATGCTCCGAACCGAAGAGATGCTGCTGAACGTCGGACCCCAGCATCCCAGCACCCACGGTGTGCTCCGGCTGGTCGTGCGGATCGACGGGGAGACGATCGTGGAAGCGGAACCCGTGATCGGTTATCTGCACCGGGGAACGGAAAAGCTGGCGGAAGATCTGAACTACACCCAAATCATCCCGTACACCGACCGGATGGATTATCTGTCCGCCATGACCAACAACCAAGCCATTGTCCTCGCGGTGGAAAAGCTCATGGGGCTGGAGGTTCCCGAGCGGGCGGAATATCTGCGGGTCATCGTGACGGAACTGAACCGGGTGGCCAGCCATCTGGTGTGGCTTGGAACGTATCTTCTGGATCTGGGAGCGATGAGTCCGTTCCTGTATGCGTTCCGCGACCGGGAGATGATCCTGAATCTTTTCAACGAATTGTGCGGTGCCCGACTCACATACAATTACATGCGTGTCGGCGGCGTCAAATGGGATGCTCCGCCGGGATGGATCGAAAAGGTGGCGGAGTTTGTCCGCTACATGAAAGAGAAGCTGGATGAGTATCACGGTTTGATCAGCGGCAACGAGATCTTTCTGGAACGGACCCGCGGAATCGGGATCTACGATCGGGAAACGGCCATCCGGTACGGATTGTCCGGTGCCAATCTGCGGGTGACCGGGGTCAAGTGGGATCTGCGCAAAGACATGCCGTACTCCATTTACGACCGGTTTGAATTCGACGTTCCGGTCGGAGAAACGGGAGACCTTTTGGACAAATACCATTGCCGCATGAGGGAGATGGCCGAATCTCTCCGCATCGTGGAACAGGCCGTCGAATCGTTTCCGGAGAGCGGTCCGGTCATGGGCAAAGTTCCGCGCGTGCTCCGTGCACCCGAAGGCGAGGTGTATGCCGCCATCGAGTCCCCGCGGGGAGAATTGGGCGTCCACATCGTGAGCAAAGGAAAAGACAAGCCGTGGCGACTCAAATTCCGCCGTCCCTCGTTCCAGAACCTGCAAATTTTGCCTGAACTTCTGCGGGGGCAGAACATCGCCAACCTGGTGGCCATTCTGGGAGGCATCGATATCGTGTTGGGAGAGGTGGACGGCTGA
- a CDS encoding F0F1 ATP synthase subunit delta — protein sequence MIRSVVSKRYAKALFEVASEHGALEQVKHDLERVAATFSASADLVEWLAHPATQAEHKKEVFARIFEGLNPYTLNLLFLLADRRRESEIPGIAAEFNRLVDEKNGVTEALVTTAFPLKDEERNMLVQMFETIVGKKIRLTEKVDSDILGGVVVQVGDRLYDGSLRTKLVRFQEQLKGNRAG from the coding sequence ATGATCCGGTCAGTCGTGTCCAAACGCTATGCCAAAGCGCTGTTTGAAGTCGCCTCCGAACACGGCGCTCTGGAACAGGTGAAGCATGACCTGGAACGGGTTGCGGCAACGTTTTCCGCCTCCGCCGATCTGGTGGAGTGGCTGGCGCATCCCGCCACTCAAGCGGAACACAAAAAAGAAGTGTTCGCACGGATCTTCGAAGGACTGAATCCTTACACGCTCAACCTGCTCTTCCTCCTGGCCGACCGTCGCCGGGAATCGGAGATCCCCGGAATCGCCGCCGAATTCAACCGGCTGGTTGACGAAAAGAACGGCGTGACGGAAGCGTTGGTGACGACCGCCTTCCCGCTGAAGGACGAAGAGCGGAACATGCTGGTTCAAATGTTCGAAACGATCGTCGGCAAGAAAATCCGCTTGACCGAAAAAGTGGATTCCGACATTCTTGGCGGCGTTGTGGTGCAGGTGGGAGATCGCCTGTACGACGGAAGCCTTCGTACCAAACTTGTCCGCTTTCAGGAGCAACTGAAAGGAAACCGGGCGGGTTGA
- the nuoH gene encoding NADH-quinone oxidoreductase subunit NuoH: MQVSMVLGPVLLMLVVLLFVTYAILFERKVLGWIQNRPGPNRVGPWGLLQTVADVLKLLIKEDVVPRKADASLFKFAPVIAFVPAFAVLAVIPFTDTLKFSDFAVGLLYYMAISSITIIGIMAGSWASNNKYALLGGMRSAAQMISYEIPLVMSVVGIIMTVGSLNLEEIVRAQKDVWFIFPQFVGFIVFLIASVSELNRTPFDLPEAESELVAGYFVEYSGFRFAFFMLAEYVYVFAMASLTTVLFLGGWNAPFGLTFIPPIIWFAVKFVAIVFFLFWLRGTMPRIRVDQLMQFAWKVLLPLAIFNIFLTALFKELPVIGNWY, from the coding sequence ATGCAGGTGTCGATGGTGCTCGGGCCGGTGTTGCTCATGCTCGTCGTGCTCTTGTTCGTCACTTACGCCATTTTGTTTGAACGGAAAGTGCTCGGATGGATTCAGAACCGTCCGGGTCCGAACCGGGTGGGCCCCTGGGGGCTTTTGCAAACGGTGGCGGACGTTCTGAAGCTGTTGATCAAGGAAGACGTGGTGCCCCGCAAGGCGGACGCATCGCTGTTCAAGTTTGCGCCGGTCATCGCCTTTGTGCCGGCCTTTGCCGTCCTGGCCGTCATTCCGTTCACCGACACGCTCAAGTTTTCCGATTTTGCGGTGGGACTCCTGTACTACATGGCGATTTCCAGCATCACGATCATCGGGATCATGGCGGGTTCCTGGGCCTCCAACAACAAGTACGCCCTCCTGGGCGGCATGCGGTCGGCGGCTCAGATGATCAGCTATGAAATCCCGCTCGTCATGTCGGTGGTCGGAATCATCATGACGGTCGGTTCGCTCAATCTGGAAGAGATCGTCCGGGCGCAGAAAGATGTTTGGTTCATTTTTCCGCAGTTCGTCGGATTCATCGTCTTTCTGATCGCAAGCGTCTCCGAACTGAACCGGACTCCTTTTGACCTGCCGGAGGCCGAATCGGAGTTGGTGGCCGGGTATTTCGTGGAATATTCCGGGTTCCGGTTTGCCTTTTTCATGCTGGCCGAATACGTGTACGTGTTCGCCATGGCTTCGCTGACCACCGTGCTGTTCCTGGGTGGATGGAACGCGCCGTTCGGACTGACCTTCATTCCCCCGATCATCTGGTTTGCCGTCAAGTTTGTGGCGATCGTGTTTTTCCTGTTCTGGCTTCGGGGCACCATGCCGAGGATCCGGGTGGACCAGCTGATGCAATTTGCCTGGAAAGTCCTCTTGCCGCTGGCGATTTTCAACATTTTCCTGACGGCTCTCTTCAAGGAGCTGCCCGTCATCGGAAATTGGTACTGA
- the atpA gene encoding F0F1 ATP synthase subunit alpha has protein sequence MSIKPEEISSLIKQQIEKYRAEVEVTEVGTVIQIGDGIARAHGLANAMAGELVEFQNGVMGMVLNLEESHVGIVILGPYTDIREGDQVKRTGRLMEVPVGEALLGRVVNPLGQPLDGKGPIETTQFRPVESPAPGVIDRRSVHEPLQTGIKAIDSMIPIGRGQRELIIGDRQTGKTTIAIDTIINQKGTGMVCVYVAIGQKQSTVAHVVEKLRQHGALDYTIVVVASASDPAPLLFLAPYAGCAMGEYFMYNGGHVLCVYDDLSKQAAAYRELSLLLRRPPGREAYPGDVFYLHSRLLERAAKLSDAKGGGSLTALPFIETQAGDISAYIPTNVISITDGQIFLEADLFHSGIRPAISVGTSVSRVGGAAQIKAMSKVSGTLRLDLSQYFELQAFAQFGSDLDKVTQAKLERGKRVIEILKQDEHKPMPVEKQVVSIYTVTRGHLDDIEVQDVRRFEEEFHAWLDANGKDILNAIVEDKVIKEETEKKLVDAINSFKKTFVSSK, from the coding sequence ATGAGCATCAAACCCGAAGAGATCAGCTCGCTGATCAAGCAGCAGATCGAGAAATACCGCGCCGAAGTGGAAGTGACCGAAGTCGGCACCGTGATCCAGATCGGTGACGGAATCGCCCGTGCTCACGGTCTCGCCAACGCCATGGCCGGTGAGCTGGTGGAATTCCAGAACGGTGTCATGGGCATGGTTCTCAACCTGGAAGAAAGCCATGTCGGTATCGTCATTCTCGGTCCCTACACCGACATTCGCGAAGGGGACCAAGTGAAACGGACCGGCCGTCTGATGGAAGTTCCGGTCGGCGAAGCCCTGCTGGGCCGCGTCGTGAACCCGCTGGGTCAACCGCTGGACGGAAAAGGCCCGATCGAAACCACGCAATTCCGTCCGGTTGAGTCTCCGGCTCCCGGCGTCATTGATCGTCGTTCCGTTCATGAACCGTTGCAAACCGGGATCAAGGCCATCGACTCCATGATTCCGATCGGTCGCGGTCAGCGCGAGCTGATCATCGGTGACCGTCAAACCGGTAAAACCACCATCGCCATCGACACCATCATCAACCAAAAAGGCACCGGCATGGTTTGCGTGTACGTGGCCATCGGTCAAAAGCAATCCACCGTTGCTCACGTCGTGGAAAAACTGCGTCAACACGGTGCTCTCGATTACACCATCGTCGTCGTGGCCAGCGCATCCGATCCGGCGCCGCTCCTCTTCCTGGCACCGTACGCCGGCTGCGCCATGGGTGAGTACTTCATGTACAACGGCGGACACGTCCTCTGCGTGTACGACGACCTGTCCAAACAGGCAGCCGCATATCGTGAGCTTTCCCTGCTGCTCCGTCGTCCGCCGGGCCGCGAGGCATATCCGGGTGACGTCTTCTACCTGCACTCCCGCCTGCTGGAGCGCGCGGCCAAACTGTCCGATGCCAAAGGCGGCGGCTCGCTGACCGCTCTGCCGTTCATCGAAACCCAGGCCGGTGACATTTCCGCCTACATTCCGACCAACGTGATTTCCATCACCGACGGTCAGATCTTCCTTGAGGCGGATCTGTTCCACTCCGGGATCCGTCCGGCCATCAGTGTCGGTACCTCCGTTTCCCGGGTCGGCGGCGCCGCCCAGATCAAAGCGATGAGCAAAGTCTCCGGTACCTTGCGTCTGGACCTGTCCCAGTACTTCGAACTGCAGGCGTTCGCCCAGTTCGGTTCCGACCTGGACAAAGTGACCCAGGCGAAACTGGAACGCGGTAAACGCGTGATCGAGATTCTCAAGCAGGACGAGCACAAACCGATGCCGGTCGAGAAGCAGGTCGTGTCCATCTACACCGTGACCCGCGGTCATCTGGACGACATCGAGGTGCAGGATGTGCGCCGCTTCGAAGAAGAGTTCCACGCATGGCTGGATGCCAACGGCAAGGACATCCTGAACGCCATCGTCGAAGACAAAGTGATCAAGGAAGAGACCGAGAAGAAGCTGGTGGACGCCATCAACAGCTTCAAGAAAACCTTTGTCTCCTCGAAATGA
- the atpD gene encoding F0F1 ATP synthase subunit beta produces MATGRVLQVMGPVVDVEFDSGHLPEINNAIKVKRSDGSELTLETAVHLGDNVVRTVAMASTDGLVRGAEATDTGAPITVPVGREILGRLFNVLGETIDEAGPVESKDKLPIHRPAPSFEDQSTKQEMLETGIKVIDLICPYLKGGKIGLFGGAGVGKTVLIQELINNVAQEHGGLSVFAGVGERTREGNDLYHEMRDSGVINKTVMVFGQMNEPPGARMRVALTGLTMAEHFRDSEGQDVLLFIDNIFRFTQAGSEVSALLGRMPSAVGYQPTLATEMGQLQERITSTKTGSITSIQAIYVPADDYTDPAPATAFAHLDATTNLERRLTQKGIYPAVDPLASTSRILTPSVVGEDHYKVARGVQQILQRYQELQDIIAILGMDELSEEDKQLVARARKVEKFLSQPMHVAEQFTGQPGVYVPVKETVRSFKEVLEGKHDDLPEDAFYMVGTIEDAIEKAKKLGYTRMI; encoded by the coding sequence ATGGCTACTGGACGTGTACTTCAGGTCATGGGTCCGGTCGTGGACGTCGAGTTCGACAGCGGACACCTGCCTGAAATCAACAATGCGATCAAAGTGAAGCGCTCCGACGGAAGCGAACTCACCCTTGAAACCGCCGTTCACCTGGGTGACAACGTGGTCCGGACGGTTGCCATGGCTTCCACCGACGGTCTGGTTCGCGGGGCGGAAGCGACGGACACCGGTGCACCGATCACCGTTCCGGTCGGTCGGGAAATTTTGGGTCGCCTGTTCAACGTGCTCGGTGAAACCATTGACGAGGCCGGTCCGGTTGAATCAAAAGACAAGCTGCCGATCCACCGTCCGGCTCCGAGCTTCGAAGATCAGTCCACCAAGCAGGAAATGCTGGAAACCGGGATCAAGGTCATCGACCTGATCTGCCCCTACCTCAAAGGCGGAAAGATCGGTCTGTTCGGCGGTGCGGGCGTCGGCAAGACCGTTTTGATTCAGGAGCTGATCAACAACGTGGCCCAAGAGCACGGCGGTCTGTCCGTGTTTGCGGGCGTCGGCGAACGGACCCGTGAAGGAAACGACCTGTACCACGAGATGAGAGACTCCGGCGTCATCAACAAAACGGTGATGGTGTTCGGTCAGATGAACGAACCGCCGGGTGCACGGATGCGCGTGGCTCTGACCGGTCTGACCATGGCCGAGCACTTCCGTGACAGCGAAGGTCAGGACGTGCTGCTGTTCATCGACAACATCTTCCGTTTCACGCAGGCCGGTTCCGAAGTGTCCGCGCTGCTCGGTCGGATGCCTTCCGCGGTGGGTTACCAACCGACGCTTGCCACCGAGATGGGTCAGCTGCAAGAGCGGATCACCTCGACCAAAACCGGTTCCATCACCTCGATCCAAGCCATTTACGTGCCGGCCGACGACTACACCGACCCGGCTCCGGCAACGGCGTTCGCCCACCTGGACGCCACCACCAACCTGGAGCGTCGCCTGACCCAGAAAGGGATCTATCCGGCCGTGGATCCGCTGGCTTCCACTTCCCGGATTCTCACCCCGTCCGTGGTCGGCGAGGATCACTACAAAGTGGCCCGCGGCGTTCAGCAAATTCTGCAGCGCTATCAAGAGCTGCAAGACATCATCGCCATCCTGGGGATGGACGAGCTTTCCGAGGAAGACAAGCAGCTGGTTGCCCGCGCCCGGAAAGTGGAGAAATTCCTGTCTCAGCCGATGCACGTGGCCGAGCAGTTCACCGGTCAACCCGGTGTGTACGTTCCGGTCAAAGAAACCGTGCGCAGCTTCAAGGAAGTCCTCGAAGGCAAGCACGATGATCTGCCGGAAGACGCTTTCTACATGGTCGGAACGATCGAAGATGCCATCGAGAAAGCGAAGAAACTGGGTTATACCCGCATGATCTGA
- a CDS encoding NADH-quinone oxidoreductase subunit A, producing the protein MKCLKTDAAHLTIAVFFLVGLALPAVALTMGRLLRPHRPTPAKAITYESGVDPTGDSWVQFNVRYYLFALLFVIFDVEALFLYPWAVVYDMLRGELGWFILMEMALFLFFLVLGLVYAWKKKVLEWK; encoded by the coding sequence GTGAAATGCTTGAAAACCGATGCCGCGCATTTGACCATCGCCGTTTTTTTTCTGGTCGGATTGGCGCTTCCGGCCGTTGCTCTGACGATGGGTCGGCTGCTCAGACCCCATCGGCCGACGCCTGCGAAAGCGATCACATATGAAAGCGGCGTGGACCCGACCGGTGACAGCTGGGTTCAGTTCAATGTCCGCTATTACCTGTTTGCGCTGTTGTTCGTGATTTTCGACGTCGAAGCCCTGTTTCTCTATCCCTGGGCGGTTGTGTATGACATGCTCAGAGGGGAACTGGGATGGTTCATCCTGATGGAAATGGCTTTGTTCCTGTTTTTCCTGGTGTTGGGTCTTGTGTATGCCTGGAAAAAGAAGGTGTTGGAATGGAAGTGA
- the atpC gene encoding ATP synthase F1 subunit epsilon, giving the protein MAMSKVQLDIVTPERIVYSDMVDMVITRAVLGDVGILPKHAPFVTPLRESVVVRVKKDGREDHYTVKSGFLEVRPDKITILAESADVPETDRD; this is encoded by the coding sequence ATGGCCATGAGCAAAGTGCAACTGGACATCGTGACTCCCGAGCGCATCGTCTATTCCGACATGGTGGACATGGTCATCACCCGCGCCGTTCTGGGAGACGTCGGGATCCTGCCGAAGCATGCTCCCTTCGTCACCCCGCTCAGGGAAAGCGTGGTGGTGCGCGTGAAAAAGGACGGACGGGAAGATCACTACACCGTGAAATCGGGCTTCCTGGAAGTCCGCCCCGACAAAATCACCATTCTGGCCGAATCGGCCGACGTGCCGGAAACGGACAGGGACTGA
- a CDS encoding NADH-quinone oxidoreductase subunit C, giving the protein MSDDRKDQGMDERRQAGISPEAREGADASGTEQTGQPAGQPSPAADGKGETPAAKTGDPGKAKTDAESTGASGKAEASGDGAQPASGAKEEPPAASKADAGSDGEKKAPIRKTAEGGAEKPAAARRPVPAAPGRARPAGPAARGTAAKKEEKPEEPSPKQPLLDKFVAIVKEKVDANAVEESFINRPSGHVPVMVIRKEDWLRTVTLMRDDPELSFDYLRLMSSIDQQTHLEVVVMLHSFQHGHQVMLKTKTDREEAVLPSISGVFKGADWNEREIWDLMGIRFDGHPDLRRILLPEDWVGHPLRKDYEPLDQGV; this is encoded by the coding sequence GTGAGCGACGATCGCAAAGATCAGGGAATGGACGAACGTCGGCAGGCCGGCATTTCGCCCGAAGCCCGCGAGGGTGCGGATGCATCCGGTACGGAGCAAACGGGCCAGCCGGCCGGGCAGCCGTCTCCGGCCGCTGACGGGAAAGGAGAAACTCCCGCCGCCAAGACCGGAGATCCCGGAAAGGCAAAGACGGATGCGGAGTCGACCGGAGCTTCGGGAAAAGCGGAGGCTTCCGGCGACGGTGCACAGCCCGCTTCCGGTGCAAAGGAAGAGCCTCCCGCGGCGAGCAAGGCGGATGCCGGATCTGATGGAGAGAAGAAAGCGCCGATCCGCAAAACCGCGGAAGGGGGCGCGGAAAAGCCGGCCGCGGCCCGAAGACCCGTTCCGGCGGCGCCGGGAAGAGCGAGGCCGGCGGGACCGGCGGCGAGGGGGACCGCGGCCAAAAAGGAGGAAAAACCGGAAGAGCCTTCCCCCAAGCAGCCGCTGTTGGACAAGTTCGTGGCCATCGTGAAAGAGAAGGTGGACGCGAACGCGGTGGAAGAATCGTTCATCAACCGCCCGTCCGGGCATGTGCCCGTCATGGTCATCCGCAAGGAGGATTGGCTCCGGACGGTCACATTGATGCGCGATGATCCGGAATTGTCGTTTGACTATCTGCGGCTCATGTCGAGCATCGACCAGCAGACCCATCTGGAAGTGGTGGTGATGCTTCACTCCTTCCAGCACGGGCATCAGGTGATGTTGAAGACCAAAACCGACCGGGAGGAAGCGGTGCTTCCCAGCATCTCCGGGGTCTTCAAAGGGGCTGACTGGAACGAGCGGGAAATCTGGGACCTGATGGGGATCCGGTTTGACGGCCACCCGGACCTGCGCAGGATCCTTCTTCCGGAAGACTGGGTGGGGCATCCGCTTCGCAAAGACTATGAGCCGCTGGACCAGGGGGTGTGA
- the atpE gene encoding F0F1 ATP synthase subunit C, whose amino-acid sequence MSIIAGAIMITFAAVAGAIGNAMLFSRYLEGIARQPEARSLLFGQTFIGIGLVEALPIISVAFGIMVLLGLF is encoded by the coding sequence ATGTCCATCATCGCTGGTGCTATCATGATCACGTTTGCTGCAGTCGCAGGTGCTATCGGTAACGCAATGCTGTTCAGCCGTTATCTGGAAGGAATCGCCCGTCAACCGGAAGCTCGTTCCCTGCTGTTCGGACAAACCTTCATCGGAATCGGTCTGGTCGAGGCTCTGCCGATCATCTCCGTGGCATTCGGCATCATGGTTCTGCTCGGCCTGTTCTAA
- the atpF gene encoding F0F1 ATP synthase subunit B, with product MNLELGTMLFQLVAFLILMLLVSRFALRPMLNVMQKRQDYIEEQIRGAEKNRKEAEELLEKQREELNKARVEAREIIDRAKAQSEREAEEILKKAQERAERMIEEATIEIRREKEKALADLREEVAGLAVGVASKLLEKELDAKGQSRLVNSYLEQVGRLQ from the coding sequence ATGAACCTGGAACTGGGCACCATGTTGTTTCAACTGGTCGCTTTCCTCATTTTGATGCTTCTTGTCAGTCGTTTCGCCCTTCGTCCGATGCTGAACGTGATGCAGAAACGCCAGGACTACATTGAAGAGCAGATCCGGGGCGCCGAAAAGAATCGCAAGGAAGCGGAAGAACTGCTGGAGAAGCAGCGGGAAGAACTGAACAAGGCCCGCGTGGAAGCCCGTGAAATCATCGACCGCGCCAAGGCGCAAAGCGAGCGCGAAGCGGAAGAGATTCTCAAAAAAGCACAGGAGCGCGCGGAGCGCATGATCGAAGAGGCGACGATCGAAATCCGCCGGGAGAAGGAGAAAGCGCTGGCCGACCTTCGGGAAGAAGTGGCCGGTCTCGCCGTGGGAGTCGCATCCAAGCTGCTGGAAAAAGAGTTGGATGCAAAAGGACAATCCCGGCTGGTCAACAGCTATCTTGAACAGGTAGGAAGATTGCAATGA
- the atpB gene encoding F0F1 ATP synthase subunit A, translating to MEKTPKLSFEVAGFPVVFDVTVMITTTVTCVLVFLLAWFASRKLRKVPRGIQNVVEMIIEFVQGIVKTNIQGKTAERFYGFAFTLFLFIFIANQLGLIFNVITEPHEPIPFLGIEPAHGDEHHAYAWWKSPTADINVTISMAFAITIVAHFLGFRKSPKSYIKHYFQPFAVMFPLHVIDEVAKPVTHGMRLWANIFAGEILIAVMLMGKNLFLGAPLIVWLGYSIFVGTIQAYVFTVLAMVYMSQKLASDH from the coding sequence ATGGAAAAAACACCGAAGCTTTCGTTTGAAGTGGCCGGTTTCCCCGTGGTGTTTGACGTGACGGTCATGATCACGACCACCGTGACCTGCGTGCTGGTGTTCCTGCTGGCATGGTTTGCGTCCCGAAAACTGCGCAAAGTGCCGAGAGGAATCCAGAACGTGGTGGAGATGATCATCGAATTCGTCCAGGGCATCGTCAAAACCAACATTCAGGGGAAAACCGCAGAACGCTTTTACGGGTTTGCGTTCACGCTCTTCTTGTTCATCTTCATCGCCAACCAGCTTGGTTTGATCTTCAACGTGATCACCGAGCCTCATGAGCCCATCCCGTTCCTGGGAATTGAACCGGCTCACGGAGACGAACATCATGCTTACGCGTGGTGGAAATCCCCGACGGCCGATATCAACGTGACCATTTCCATGGCGTTCGCCATTACCATCGTGGCCCACTTTCTCGGTTTCCGGAAATCGCCGAAGTCATACATCAAGCATTATTTCCAGCCATTCGCGGTGATGTTCCCGCTTCACGTGATCGACGAAGTGGCCAAGCCGGTCACTCACGGCATGCGGCTTTGGGCAAACATTTTCGCGGGGGAAATCCTGATCGCGGTCATGCTCATGGGCAAAAACCTGTTTCTCGGAGCGCCGCTGATCGTTTGGCTGGGATACTCCATCTTCGTGGGAACCATCCAGGCGTATGTGTTCACCGTGTTGGCCATGGTGTACATGTCACAGAAGCTGGCTTCTGATCACTGA
- the atpG gene encoding ATP synthase F1 subunit gamma — MGQSMRDIKRRIRSVENTKQITKAMKLVSAAKLRRAQDQAQAARPYAEKLREVIVNIARGTKSDHPMLVSRPVKKTGYLVITSDRGLAGGFNANLLRMLLNTLNKRHNSTDEYVLFVIGRKGRDFLKRRGLPVIGEVTGLSDSPRYDDVKEIAKQAVSYYADEKYDELYLVYNEFISAVVQRPVEKRLLPLAGDDLDEKSVVNTDYEFEPSQEEVLSALLPRYAETLIYSALLDSKASEHAARMTAMGNATDNASQLIDTLVLQFNRARQAAITQEIAEIVGGANAL; from the coding sequence ATGGGGCAATCGATGCGGGACATCAAGCGGCGGATTCGTTCCGTTGAAAACACGAAACAGATCACCAAGGCGATGAAACTGGTGTCCGCGGCCAAATTGCGCCGGGCCCAGGATCAGGCACAGGCAGCCCGCCCTTATGCGGAAAAGCTGCGTGAGGTGATCGTGAACATCGCCCGGGGAACCAAGTCCGACCACCCGATGCTCGTGTCCCGTCCGGTGAAAAAGACGGGCTATCTGGTGATCACCTCCGACCGCGGTTTGGCGGGGGGTTTCAATGCCAACCTGCTTCGGATGCTGCTCAATACCCTGAATAAGCGGCACAACAGCACGGATGAGTATGTTCTGTTCGTGATCGGGCGCAAGGGTCGCGACTTCCTCAAACGCCGGGGCTTGCCGGTGATCGGGGAAGTGACGGGTCTTTCCGATTCTCCCCGTTATGACGACGTGAAAGAGATTGCCAAGCAGGCCGTTTCGTACTATGCGGACGAGAAGTACGACGAGCTGTATCTCGTGTACAACGAGTTCATCAGCGCAGTGGTGCAACGTCCGGTCGAAAAGCGTCTGCTTCCGCTGGCCGGAGACGATCTCGATGAAAAGTCCGTGGTCAATACCGATTACGAATTTGAACCGTCCCAGGAAGAAGTGCTGTCCGCATTGCTTCCGCGCTATGCGGAGACGCTCATCTACAGCGCGCTGCTTGACAGCAAGGCGAGCGAACATGCGGCACGAATGACGGCGATGGGCAACGCGACCGACAACGCGTCCCAGCTCATCGACACGCTGGTTCTCCAGTTCAACCGGGCGCGTCAGGCGGCGATCACGCAGGAGATCGCGGAGATCGTCGGCGGTGCCAACGCGCTTTGA
- a CDS encoding NuoB/complex I 20 kDa subunit family protein — MEVNKPDLKPDSVPVGVDFADLTPEEERELSRNVLTTNLEMIKAWARSSSLWPLTFGLACCAIEMMATGGAHYDFDRFGVIFRASPRQADVMIVAGTVTKKMAPLLRRLYDQMPEPKWVIAMGSCATAGGPYVKSYSVVKGVDQIVPVDVYIPGCPPNPAALIYGVHKLQEKIRYEAKHGKKVTGQ; from the coding sequence ATGGAAGTGAACAAACCGGATCTGAAGCCGGATTCCGTTCCGGTCGGGGTGGATTTCGCCGATTTGACCCCGGAGGAGGAGCGGGAACTTTCCCGGAATGTGTTGACCACCAATCTGGAGATGATCAAGGCGTGGGCGCGCAGCAGTTCGCTGTGGCCGCTGACGTTCGGTCTTGCCTGTTGCGCGATCGAGATGATGGCGACGGGCGGAGCCCACTACGACTTCGACCGCTTCGGGGTGATTTTCCGTGCGTCTCCGCGCCAGGCTGACGTGATGATCGTTGCCGGGACCGTGACGAAAAAGATGGCTCCCCTGCTTCGGAGGCTGTATGACCAGATGCCGGAGCCGAAGTGGGTGATTGCCATGGGCTCCTGCGCCACCGCCGGAGGACCGTACGTCAAATCGTATTCGGTGGTCAAGGGAGTGGACCAGATCGTCCCGGTGGATGTCTACATCCCCGGATGTCCGCCCAATCCGGCGGCATTGATTTACGGCGTCCACAAACTCCAGGAGAAGATTCGTTATGAAGCGAAGCACGGGAAGAAGGTGACCGGTCAGTGA